The following proteins come from a genomic window of Peptoniphilus equinus:
- a CDS encoding Rib/alpha-like domain-containing protein: MEFFKKIIADKRNKSATRRPKWGMRKLSIGLVSCLLGQCILTPASYVFAADVSTAARGMDNTVHYQLNGEAPGPLRYAVTEFDRVDNQGIHLAVSKWANRSTGWGGTDQGPYNGRYLLSFYREEFFQNIESVSVNGVQFEKEADGALWKVPINAKTFNSGAIGLVTNHDVIITLKDGQTLESLGLDRDKIAFSTRWVDSQNIADVNGNDTGFILSDNANHPAEPTNTGTENENYLMTGANPLTQSDGTKSRDGGWSEGKFGKKVTYDAVNKQIVSTVSFKPNQNFLQANSAWVLYINEQIPEALLQYIDLDNVYLGSSDEQGKMYAEKDRQIQLVVDSAKNGFITTADTPQISILFEDTTTKRDAVRSELDSKVFYGALGQSRNYTIRYGLKPEVTNLEFAEALNEYITTNDSQLIFESWQTADFLNQVNSFPNINKPDGGKPNKRILNSYSNSYLQVLDIDKDGLYDFVEDEIGSNKFLVDTDGDGVPDGQEFEDNTKLTDAKSYIVTKPVVTTTSFEEGDQAQITGTVEKTKYNSPADPTVVLTTTNGDAANVIVRAYKYEEGVTDYTDKEVKAETTIPADKLDSGEFTIDVAPNTFADGDKVVIVAYSPDGTSSFAISDTTVTVGKAEPLAIQKSGDATVVEGKGIDPITFTANKENTVYSVEGDDNFTITEAGSLTGTPSVADWGDDETKTITLTVKGTNNGEEDTEEVTITVQRDTDKDGTPDVTDDDDDGDGIPDDEDDQPKVADELSVATTPANAQEGQAVPEGTKVVSVNKAGSTITGTETNGLNVDGNGNLTGTPVVTDWTDDSEESRVISVPVTVENGEETKEATVSVTVQRDTDKDGTPDVTDDDDDGDGIPDDEDQNPKVVDDNTKYDPSATGAVTPDYDKKATDDEVKAKVDLSSIPEDVQNDPNFSVSVSDIPDAGTAGEATVTVTYPDGTSDEVKVTVTPNAQPDNTKYDPSATGAVTPDYDKKATDDDVKAKVDLSSIPEDVQNDPNFSVSVSDIPDAGTAGEATVTVTYPDGTSDEVKVTVTPNAQPDNTKYDPSATGAVTPDYDKQATDDDVKAKVDLSSIPEDVQNDPNFSVSVSDIPDAGTAGEATVTVTYPDGTSDEVKVTVTPNAQPDNTKYDPSATGAVTPDYDKKATDDDVKAKVDLSSIPEDVQNDPNFSVSVSDIPEAGTAGEATVTVTYPDGTSDEVKVTVTPNAQPDNTKYDPSATGAVTPDYDKKATDDDVKAKVDLSSIPEDVQNDPNFSVSVSDIPDAGTAGEATVTVTYPDGTSDEVKVTVTPKAQPDNAKYDPSATGAVTPDYDKKATEDEIKGKLDLSSIPEDVQNDPNFKVEVSDIPEAGTAGEATVTVTYPDGTSDEVKVTVTPNAQPDNAKYDPSATGAVTPDYDKQATDDDVKAKVDLSSIPEDVQNDPNFKVEVSDIPEAGTAGEATVTVTYPDGTSDEVKVTVTPKAQPDNAKYDPSATGAVTPDYDKKATEDEIKGKLDLSSIPEDVQNDPNFSVSVSDIPEAGTAGEATVTVTYPDGTSDEVKVTVTPNAQPDNTKYDPSATGAVTPDYDKQATDDDVKAKVDLSSIPEDVQNDPNFSVSVSDIPEAGTAGEATVTVTYPDGTSDEVKVTVTPNAQPDNTKYDPSATGAVTPDYDKQATEDEIKGKLDLSSIPEDVQNDPNFSVSVSDIPEAGTAGEATVTVTYPDGTSDEVKVTVTPNAQPDNTKYDPSATGAVTPDYDKKATDDDVKAKVDLSSIPEDVQNDPNFSVSVSDIPDAGTAGEATVTVTYPDGTSDEVKVTVTPKAQPDNAKYDPSATGAVTPDYDKKATEDEIKGKLDLSSIPEDVQNDPNFKVEVSDIPEAGTAGEATVTVTYPDGTSDEVKVTVTPKAQPDNAKYDPSATGAVTPDYDKKATEDEIKGKLDLSSIPEDVQNDPNFKVEVSDIPEAGTAGEATVTVTYPDGTSDEVKVTVTPNAQPDNAKYDPSATGAVTPDYDKKATDDDVKAKVDLSSIPEDVQNDPNFKVEVSDIPEAGTAGEATVTVTYPDGTSDEVKVTVTPKAQPDNAKYDPSATGAVTPDYDKKATDDEIKGKLDLSSIPEDVQNDPNFSVSVSDIPEAGTAGEATVTVTYPDGTSDEVKVTVTPNAQPDNTKYDPSATGAVTPDYDKQATDDDVKAKVDLSSIPEDVQNDPNFSVSVSDIPEAGTAGEATVTVTYPDGTSDEVKVTVTPKAQPDNAKYDPSATGAVTPDYDKQATDDDVKAKVDLSSIPEDVQNDPNFSVSVSDIPEAGTAGEATVTVTYPDGTSDEVKVTVTPKAQPDNAKYDPSATGAVTPDYDKKATDDEVKAKVDLSSIPEDVQNDPNFKVEVSDIPEAGTAGEATVTVTYPDGTSDEVKVTVTPNAQPDNTKYDPSATGAVTPDYDKQATDDDVKAKVDLSSIPEDVQNDPNFSVSVSDIPDAGTAGEATVTVTYPDGTSDEVKVTVTPNAQPDNTKYDPSATGAVTPDYDKQATDDDVKAKVDLSSIPEDVQNDPNFSVSVSDIPDAGTAGEATVTVTYPDGTSDEVKVTVTPNAQPDNTKYDPSATGAVTPDYDKQATDDDVKAKVDLSSIPEDVQNDPNFSVSVSDIPEAGTAGEATVTVTYPDGTSDEVKVTVTPNAQPDNTKYDPSATGAVTPDYDKQATDDEVKAKVDLSSIPEDVQNDPNFSVSVSDIPEAGTAGEATVTVTYPDGTSDEVKVTVTPNAQPDNTKYDPSATGAVTPDYDKQATDDEVKAKVDLSSIPEDVQNDPNFSVSVSDIPEAGTAGEATVTVTYPDGTSDEVKVTVTPNAQPDNTKYDPSATGAVTPDYDKKATDDDVKAKVDLSSIPEDVQNDPNFSVSVSDIPDAGTAGEATVTVTYPDGTSDEVKVTVTPNAQPDNTKYDPSATGAVTPDYDKKATDDEVKAKVDLSSIPEDVQNDPNFSVSVSDIPEAGTAGEATVTVTYPDGTSDEVKVTVTPNAQPDNTKYDPSATGAVTPDYDKKATDDEVKAKVDLSSIPEDVQNDPNFSVSVSDIPEAGTAGEATVTVTYPDGTSDEVKVTVTPNAQPISDKYDPTGGTVTPQAGQTPSEDDIKGAVNTDGIPAGDIQSIDVDGNVPTEDGDVTVTVTYTDGSEDQVTVHVDYQDPIVEDDLSDKYDPTGGTVTPQAGQTPSEDDIKGAVNTDGIPAGDIQSIDVDGNVPTEDGDVAVIVTYTDGSEDQVTVHVDYQDPIVEDDLSDKYDPTGGTVTPQAGQTPSEDDIKGAVNTDGIPAGDIQSIDVDGNVPTEDGDVAVIVTYVDGSEDQVTIHVDYQDPIVEDDLSDKYDPTGGTVTPQAGQTPSEDDIKGAVNTDGIPAGDIQSIDVDGNVPTEDGDVTVIVTYVDGSQDVVIVHVDYDNYDPTPVPHWDDDDDTPIFPWIVVGPQPTPAAPAEEVVTPQEEIDVHIAYINGYPDETVRPDGNMTRAEAAAMLARLKGYTMTNDAAPNFTDTPSDWYNTAINAVVEHGLMNGYPDGSFHPNAPITRAEFAKMIQSIDQANSGDAPFADVENHWGEAAIDQAYGNDRIAGYPDGTFKPDNNITRAEAAKMLNSLFDRMVRARGLEDVLADIRKFTDLDESHWGYYDMVEATNTHSFIRIDQAGIEELWKVIMNRK; encoded by the coding sequence GTGGAATTTTTCAAAAAAATTATAGCAGACAAACGAAATAAATCCGCGACACGACGCCCCAAGTGGGGGATGCGCAAATTAAGCATCGGATTAGTGTCCTGCCTGCTCGGTCAGTGCATTCTGACGCCGGCAAGCTACGTCTTTGCCGCTGATGTATCAACCGCAGCTCGGGGCATGGACAACACCGTTCACTATCAACTCAACGGCGAGGCACCCGGTCCGCTGCGCTACGCCGTCACAGAATTTGACCGCGTCGACAATCAAGGCATCCATCTAGCTGTATCAAAATGGGCGAATAGATCTACAGGCTGGGGCGGCACCGACCAAGGGCCATACAACGGACGCTATTTACTTTCCTTCTACAGAGAGGAATTTTTCCAAAACATTGAATCCGTCTCTGTGAACGGCGTACAGTTCGAAAAAGAAGCTGACGGCGCCCTGTGGAAAGTGCCCATCAACGCAAAGACTTTTAATTCTGGGGCTATCGGACTCGTCACCAATCATGACGTCATCATCACACTCAAAGACGGACAAACTTTGGAAAGCTTAGGTCTTGACCGAGATAAGATCGCGTTCTCCACTCGCTGGGTCGACTCTCAAAATATCGCCGATGTCAACGGCAACGATACCGGATTTATTTTAAGCGACAACGCGAATCACCCGGCCGAACCGACCAACACAGGCACGGAAAATGAAAACTATCTGATGACCGGAGCCAATCCTTTAACCCAAAGCGATGGAACGAAGTCCAGAGATGGCGGCTGGTCGGAAGGTAAATTTGGCAAGAAAGTCACTTACGATGCGGTCAATAAACAGATCGTATCCACCGTCTCCTTTAAGCCGAACCAAAACTTCCTCCAAGCCAACTCTGCTTGGGTGCTTTACATCAACGAACAGATTCCGGAGGCTTTGCTCCAATACATCGACCTCGACAATGTCTACCTGGGTTCGTCCGATGAACAGGGCAAGATGTACGCTGAAAAGGACCGCCAGATTCAACTGGTCGTCGATTCTGCAAAGAACGGCTTTATCACCACCGCCGACACGCCGCAGATTTCCATCCTTTTTGAGGACACTACCACGAAGCGTGACGCCGTCCGCAGCGAGCTGGACAGCAAGGTCTTCTATGGTGCGTTGGGTCAATCCCGAAACTACACCATTCGCTACGGCCTCAAGCCGGAGGTCACCAACCTGGAGTTTGCCGAAGCGTTAAATGAGTACATCACGACCAATGATTCTCAGTTGATTTTTGAATCCTGGCAAACCGCCGACTTCTTAAATCAAGTCAATTCGTTCCCGAATATTAATAAACCGGACGGCGGCAAGCCGAACAAGCGAATCCTCAACTCCTATTCCAACTCTTATCTTCAAGTGTTGGATATCGACAAGGACGGTCTCTACGACTTTGTGGAAGATGAAATCGGCTCCAACAAATTCCTCGTCGATACCGACGGCGACGGCGTGCCGGATGGACAGGAATTTGAGGACAACACCAAACTCACCGATGCCAAGTCCTACATCGTGACAAAACCTGTCGTCACCACCACAAGCTTTGAAGAAGGTGATCAGGCACAAATCACAGGGACAGTAGAGAAAACCAAGTACAATTCGCCGGCAGATCCGACGGTAGTCTTGACCACCACCAATGGTGATGCGGCGAATGTTATTGTACGTGCCTACAAATACGAAGAGGGTGTGACCGACTACACGGATAAAGAGGTTAAAGCCGAAACCACCATTCCGGCCGACAAATTGGACAGTGGCGAGTTCACCATTGATGTGGCACCGAACACCTTTGCCGACGGGGACAAAGTGGTCATCGTGGCTTACTCGCCGGACGGCACCTCAAGCTTTGCCATCTCCGACACCACCGTGACCGTAGGAAAAGCCGAACCGTTGGCCATCCAAAAGAGCGGTGACGCCACTGTCGTGGAGGGCAAGGGCATTGATCCGATTACTTTCACGGCAAATAAAGAGAACACCGTATATTCCGTGGAGGGTGATGACAATTTCACAATCACCGAAGCCGGATCTCTCACCGGTACGCCAAGTGTGGCGGACTGGGGCGACGATGAAACCAAAACCATCACCTTAACCGTAAAAGGTACTAACAACGGGGAAGAAGATACCGAAGAAGTCACCATCACCGTACAACGTGACACCGATAAGGACGGCACACCAGATGTGACCGATGACGACGACGATGGCGACGGCATCCCAGATGACGAGGACGACCAACCAAAAGTCGCTGACGAACTGAGTGTCGCCACCACACCGGCCAACGCCCAAGAAGGCCAAGCCGTACCAGAAGGCACCAAAGTCGTGAGCGTCAACAAAGCAGGCTCCACCATCACCGGCACCGAAACCAATGGACTGAACGTCGATGGTAACGGCAACCTCACCGGGACCCCAGTCGTGACCGATTGGACCGACGACAGCGAAGAAAGCCGCGTCATCAGCGTCCCAGTCACCGTAGAAAACGGCGAGGAAACCAAAGAAGCCACCGTATCCGTCACCGTACAACGTGACACCGATAAGGACGGCACACCAGATGTGACCGATGACGACGACGATGGCGACGGCATCCCAGATGATGAGGATCAAAACCCGAAAGTTGTCGATGACAACACCAAGTACGATCCAAGTGCAACCGGTGCCGTGACCCCAGACTACGATAAAAAAGCCACCGACGACGAAGTCAAAGCCAAAGTCGATCTCTCAAGCATTCCAGAAGACGTGCAAAACGATCCAAACTTTAGCGTGAGCGTCAGTGACATTCCAGACGCAGGGACCGCCGGAGAAGCCACCGTCACCGTGACCTATCCAGACGGCACCAGCGACGAAGTCAAAGTCACCGTCACACCAAACGCACAACCGGACAACACCAAGTACGATCCAAGTGCAACCGGTGCCGTGACCCCAGACTACGATAAAAAAGCCACCGACGACGACGTCAAAGCCAAAGTCGATCTCTCAAGCATTCCAGAAGACGTGCAAAACGATCCAAACTTTAGCGTGAGCGTCAGTGACATTCCAGACGCAGGGACCGCCGGAGAAGCCACCGTCACCGTGACCTATCCAGACGGCACCAGCGACGAAGTCAAAGTCACCGTCACACCAAACGCACAACCGGACAACACCAAGTACGATCCAAGTGCAACCGGTGCCGTGACCCCAGACTACGATAAACAAGCCACCGACGACGACGTCAAAGCCAAAGTCGATCTCTCAAGCATTCCAGAAGACGTGCAAAACGATCCAAACTTTAGCGTGAGCGTCAGTGACATTCCAGACGCAGGGACCGCCGGAGAAGCCACCGTCACCGTGACCTATCCAGACGGCACCAGCGACGAAGTCAAAGTCACCGTCACACCAAACGCACAACCGGACAACACCAAGTACGATCCAAGTGCAACCGGTGCCGTGACCCCAGACTACGATAAAAAAGCCACCGACGACGACGTCAAAGCCAAAGTCGATCTCTCAAGCATTCCAGAAGACGTGCAAAACGATCCAAACTTTAGCGTGAGCGTCAGTGACATTCCAGAGGCAGGGACCGCCGGAGAAGCCACCGTCACCGTGACCTATCCAGACGGCACCAGCGACGAAGTCAAAGTCACCGTCACACCAAACGCACAACCGGACAACACCAAGTACGATCCAAGTGCAACCGGTGCCGTGACTCCAGACTACGATAAAAAAGCCACCGACGACGACGTCAAAGCCAAAGTCGATCTCTCAAGCATTCCAGAAGACGTGCAAAACGATCCAAACTTTAGCGTGAGCGTCAGTGACATTCCAGACGCAGGGACCGCCGGAGAAGCCACCGTCACCGTGACCTATCCAGACGGCACCAGCGACGAAGTCAAAGTCACCGTCACACCGAAAGCTCAACCGGACAACGCAAAATATGATCCAAGTGCGACCGGTGCCGTGACTCCAGACTACGATAAGAAAGCCACAGAAGACGAAATCAAAGGCAAATTGGATCTTTCAAGCATTCCAGAAGACGTTCAAAACGATCCAAACTTCAAAGTCGAAGTGAGTGACATTCCAGAGGCAGGGACCGCCGGAGAAGCCACCGTCACCGTGACCTATCCAGACGGAACCAGCGACGAAGTCAAAGTCACCGTCACACCGAACGCACAACCGGACAACGCAAAATATGATCCAAGTGCGACCGGTGCCGTGACTCCAGACTACGATAAACAAGCCACCGACGACGACGTCAAAGCCAAAGTCGATCTTTCAAGCATTCCAGAAGACGTGCAAAACGATCCAAACTTCAAAGTCGAAGTGAGTGACATTCCAGAGGCAGGGACTGCCGGAGAAGCCACGGTAACCGTGACCTATCCAGACGGCACCAGCGACGAAGTCAAAGTCACCGTCACACCGAAAGCTCAACCGGACAACGCAAAATATGATCCAAGTGCGACCGGTGCCGTGACTCCAGACTACGATAAGAAAGCCACAGAAGACGAAATCAAAGGCAAATTGGATCTTTCAAGCATTCCAGAAGACGTGCAAAACGATCCAAACTTTAGCGTGAGCGTCAGTGACATTCCAGAGGCAGGGACCGCCGGAGAAGCCACCGTCACCGTGACCTATCCAGACGGCACCAGCGACGAAGTCAAAGTCACCGTCACACCAAACGCACAACCGGACAACACCAAGTACGATCCAAGTGCAACCGGTGCCGTGACCCCAGACTACGATAAACAAGCCACCGACGACGACGTCAAAGCCAAAGTCGATCTTTCAAGCATTCCAGAAGACGTGCAAAACGATCCAAACTTTAGCGTGAGCGTCAGTGACATTCCAGAGGCAGGGACCGCCGGAGAAGCCACCGTCACCGTGACCTATCCAGACGGCACCAGCGACGAAGTCAAAGTCACCGTCACACCAAACGCACAACCGGACAACACCAAGTACGATCCAAGTGCAACCGGTGCCGTGACCCCAGACTACGATAAACAAGCCACAGAAGACGAAATCAAAGGCAAATTGGATCTTTCAAGCATTCCAGAAGACGTGCAAAACGATCCAAACTTTAGCGTGAGCGTCAGTGACATTCCAGAGGCAGGGACCGCCGGAGAAGCCACCGTCACCGTGACCTATCCAGACGGCACCAGCGACGAAGTCAAAGTCACCGTCACACCAAACGCTCAACCGGACAACACCAAGTACGATCCAAGTGCAACCGGTGCCGTGACCCCAGACTACGATAAAAAAGCCACCGACGACGACGTCAAAGCCAAAGTCGATCTCTCAAGCATTCCAGAAGACGTGCAAAACGATCCAAACTTTAGCGTGAGCGTCAGTGACATTCCAGACGCAGGGACTGCCGGAGAAGCCACCGTCACCGTGACCTATCCAGACGGCACCAGCGACGAAGTCAAAGTCACCGTCACACCGAAAGCTCAACCGGACAACGCAAAATATGATCCAAGTGCGACCGGTGCCGTGACTCCAGACTACGATAAGAAAGCCACAGAAGACGAAATCAAAGGCAAATTGGATCTTTCAAGCATTCCAGAAGACGTGCAAAACGATCCAAACTTCAAAGTCGAAGTGAGTGACATTCCAGAGGCAGGGACTGCCGGAGAAGCCACCGTCACCGTGACCTATCCAGACGGAACCAGCGACGAAGTCAAAGTCACCGTCACACCGAAAGCTCAACCGGACAACGCAAAATATGATCCAAGTGCGACCGGTGCCGTGACTCCAGACTACGATAAGAAAGCCACAGAAGACGAAATCAAAGGCAAATTGGATCTTTCAAGCATTCCAGAAGACGTGCAAAACGATCCAAACTTCAAAGTCGAAGTGAGTGACATTCCAGAGGCAGGGACCGCCGGAGAAGCCACCGTCACCGTGACCTATCCAGACGGAACCAGCGACGAAGTCAAAGTCACCGTCACACCGAACGCACAACCGGACAACGCAAAATATGATCCAAGTGCGACCGGTGCCGTGACTCCAGACTACGATAAAAAAGCCACCGACGACGACGTCAAAGCCAAAGTCGATCTTTCAAGCATTCCAGAAGACGTGCAAAACGATCCAAACTTCAAAGTCGAAGTGAGTGACATTCCAGAGGCAGGGACTGCCGGAGAAGCCACGGTAACCGTGACCTATCCAGACGGCACCAGCGACGAAGTCAAAGTCACCGTCACACCGAAAGCTCAACCGGACAACGCAAAATATGATCCAAGTGCGACCGGTGCCGTGACTCCAGACTACGATAAGAAAGCCACCGACGACGAAATCAAAGGCAAATTGGATCTTTCAAGCATTCCAGAAGACGTGCAAAACGATCCAAACTTTAGCGTGAGCGTCAGTGACATTCCAGAGGCAGGGACCGCCGGAGAAGCCACCGTCACCGTGACCTATCCAGACGGCACCAGCGACGAAGTCAAAGTCACCGTCACACCAAACGCACAACCGGACAACACCAAGTACGATCCAAGTGCAACCGGTGCCGTGACCCCAGACTACGATAAACAAGCCACCGACGACGACGTCAAAGCCAAAGTCGATCTTTCAAGCATTCCAGAAGACGTGCAAAACGATCCAAACTTTAGCGTGAGCGTCAGTGACATTCCAGAAGCAGGGACTGCCGGAGAAGCCACGGTAACCGTGACCTATCCAGACGGAACCAGCGACGAAGTCAAAGTCACCGTCACACCGAAAGCTCAACCGGACAACGCAAAATATGATCCAAGTGCGACCGGTGCCGTGACTCCAGACTACGATAAACAAGCCACCGACGACGACGTCAAAGCCAAAGTCGATCTTTCAAGCATTCCAGAAGACGTGCAAAACGATCCAAACTTTAGCGTGAGCGTCAGTGACATTCCAGAGGCAGGGACCGCCGGAGAAGCCACCGTCACCGTGACCTATCCAGACGGAACCAGCGACGAAGTCAAAGTCACCGTCACACCGAAAGCTCAACCGGACAACGCAAAATATGATCCAAGTGCGACCGGTGCCGTGACTCCAGACTACGATAAGAAAGCCACCGACGACGAAGTCAAAGCCAAAGTCGATCTTTCAAGCATTCCAGAAGACGTGCAAAACGATCCAAACTTCAAAGTCGAAGTGAGTGACATTCCAGAAGCAGGGACTGCCGGAGAAGCCACGGTAACCGTGACCTATCCAGACGGTACCAGCGACGAAGTCAAAGTCACCGTCACACCGAACGCACAACCGGACAACACCAAGTACGATCCAAGTGCAACCGGTGCCGTGACCCCAGACTACGATAAACAAGCCACCGACGACGACGTCAAAGCCAAAGTCGATCTCTCAAGCATTCCAGAAGACGTGCAAAACGATCCAAACTTTAGCGTGAGCGTCAGTGACATTCCAGACGCAGGGACCGCCGGAGAAGCCACCGTCACCGTGACCTATCCAGACGGCACCAGCGACGAAGTCAAAGTCACCGTCACACCAAACGCACAACCGGACAACACCAAGTACGATCCAAGTGCAACCGGTGCCGTGACCCCAGACTACGATAAACAAGCCACCGACGACGACGTCAAAGCCAAAGTCGATCTCTCAAGCATTCCAGAAGACGTGCAAAACGATCCAAACTTTAGCGTGAGCGTCAGTGACATTCCAGACGCAGGGACCGCCGGAGAAGCCACCGTCACCGTGACCTATCCAGACGGCACCAGCGACGAAGTCAAAGTCACCGTCACACCAAACGCACAACCGGACAACACCAAGTACGATCCAAGTGCAACCGGTGCCGTGACCCCAGACTACGATAAACAAGCCACCGACGACGACGTCAAAGCCAAAGTCGATCTCTCAAGCATTCCAGAAGACGTGCAAAACGATCCAAACTTTAGCGTGAGCGTCAGTGACATTCCAGAGGCAGGGACCGCCGGAGAAGCCACCGTCACCGTGACCTATCCAGACGGCACCAGCGACGAAGTCAAAGTCACCGTCACACCAAACGCACAACCGGACAACACCAAGTACGATCCAAGTGCAACCGGTGCCGTGACCCCAGACTACGATAAACAAGCCACCGACGACGAAGTCAAAGCCAAAGTCGATCTTTCAAGCATTCCAGAAGACGTGCAAAACGATCCAAACTTTAGCGTGAGCGTCAGTGACATTCCAGAGGCAGGGACCGCCGGAGAAGCCACCGTCACCGTGACCTATCCAGACGGCACCAGCGACGAAGTCAAAGTCACCGTCACACCAAACGCACAACCGGACAACACCAAGTACGATCCAAGTGCAACCGGTGCCGTGACCCCAGACTACGATAAACAAGCCACCGACGACGAAGTCAAAGCCAAAGTCGATCTTTCAAGCATTCCAGAAGACGTGCAAAACGATCCAAACTTTAGCGTGAGCGTCAGTGACATTCCAGAGGCAGGGACCGCCGGAGAAGCCACCGTCACCGTGACCTATCCAGACGGCACCAGCGACGAAGTCAAAGTCACCGTCACACCAAACGCACAACCGGACAACACCAAGTACGATCCAAGTGCAACCGGTGCCGTGACCCCAGACTACGATAAAAAAGCCACCGACGACGACGTCAAAGCCAAAGTCGATCTCTCAAGCATTCCAGAAGACGTGCAAAACGATCCAAACTTTAGCGTGAGCGTCAGTGACATTCCAGACGCAGGGACCGCCGGAGAAGCCACCGTCACCGTGACCTATCCAGACGGCACCAGCGACGAAGTCAAAGTCACCGTCACACCAAACGCACAACCGGACAACACCAAGTACGATCCAAGTGCGACCGGTGCCGTGACCCCAGACTACGATAAAAAAGCCACCGACGACGAAGTCAAAGCCAAAGTCGATCTTTCAAGCATTCCAGAAGACGTGCAAAACGATCCAAACTTTAGCGTGAGCGTCAGTGACATTCCAGAGGCAGGGACCGCCGGAGAAGCCACCGTCACCGTGACCTATCCAGACGGCACCAGCGACGAAGTCAAAGTCACCGTCACACCAAACGCACAACCGGACAACACCAAGTACGATCCAAGTGCGACCGGTGCCGTGACCCCAGACTACGATAAAAAAGCCACCGACGACGAAGTCAAAGCCAAAGTCGATCTTTCAAGCATTCCAGAAGACGTGCAAAACGATCCAAACTTTAGCGTGAGCGTCAGTGACATTCCAGAGGCAGGGACCGCCGGAGAAGCCACCGTCACCGTGACCTATCCAGACGGCACCAGCGACGAAGTCAAAGTCACCGTCACACCAAACGCACAACCTATTTCCGACAAGTACGACCCAACGGGCGGTACAGTCACACCGCAAGCCGGTCAAACGCCAAGTGAAGATGACATCAAGGGGGCAGTCAACACCGACGGCATCCCTGCAGGTGACATTCAATCCATCGACGTAGACGGCAACGTACCGACGGAAGATGGTGATGTTACTGTCACCGTCACCTACACCGACGGTTCAGAAGACCAAGTCACCGTACACGTGGATTACCAAGATCCAATCGTTGAAGATGATCTTTCTGACAAGTACGACCCAACGGGCGGTACAGTCACACCGCAAGCTGGTCAAACGCCAAGTGAAGATGACATCAAGGGTGCAGTCAACACCGACGGCATCCCTGCAGGTGACATTCAATCCATCGACGTAGACGGCAACGTACCGACGGAAGATGGTGATGTCGCTGTCATTGTCACCTACACCGACGGTTCAGAAGACCAAGTCACCGTACACGTGGATTACCAAGATCCAATCGTTGAAGATGATCTTTCTGACAAGTACGACCCAACGGGCGGTACAGTCACACCGCAAGCCGGTCAAACGCCAAGTGAAGATGACATCAAGGGTGCAGTCAACACCGACGGCATCCCTGCAGGTGACATTCAATCCATCGACGTAGACGGCAACGTACCGACGGAAGATGGTGATGTCGCTGTCATTGTCACTTATGTAGACGGTTCAGAAGACCAAGTCACCATACACGTGGATTACCAAGATCCAATCGTTGAAGATGATCTTTCTGACAAGTACGACCCAACGGGCGGTACAGTCACACCGCAAGCTGGTCAAACGCCAAGTGAAGATGATATCAAGGGTGCAGTCAACACCGACGGCATCCCTGCAGGTGACATTCAATCCATCGACGTAGACGGCAACGTACCGACGGAAGATGGTGATGTTACTGTCATTGTCACTTATGTAGACGGGTCTCAAGATGTTGTTATCGTCCATGTGGATTATGATAACTACGATCCTACGCCTGTACCTCACTGGGACGATGACGATGACACGCCAATCTTCCCATGGATTGTGGTCGGTCCGCAACCGACTCCTGCAGCTCCAGCTGAGGAGGTGGTGACGCCGCAAGAAGAGATCGATGTTCACATTGCATATATCAACGGTTATCCTGATGAGACTGTTCGCCCTGACGGCAACATGACCCGTGCGGAAGCCGCTGCAATGTTGGCACGACTCAAAGGCTACACGATGACCAATGATGCGGCACCGAACTTCACCGACACACCAAGCGACTGGTACAACACGGCGATCAACGCTGTCGTTGAACATGGCTTGATGAACGGTTATCCGGACGGCAGCTTCCATCCAAACGCACCGATCACACGAGCTGAATTTGCGAAGATGATTCAATCCATTGACCAGGCCAACAGCGGTGACGCACCGTTTGCCGATGTGGAAAATCATTGGGGCGAAGCGGCTATTGACCAAGCTTACGGCAACGATCGCATCGCCGGTTATCCGGACGGTACGTTCAAGCCGGACAACAATATCACTCGCGCGGAAGCTGCGAAGATGTTGAACAGTCTGTTTGATCGTATGGTTCGTGCACGAGGTTTGGAAGATGTCCTCGCCGACATCCGCAAGTTCACCGATCTCGATGAAAGTCACTGGGGATATTATGACATGGTTGAAGCAACCAACACGCATTCCTTTATCCGCATTGACCAAGCCGGTATCGAAGAGCTTTGGAAAGTGATTATGAACCGTAAATAA